Proteins from one uncultured Desulfovibrio sp. genomic window:
- a CDS encoding peptide-binding protein translates to MYNGYQKRLARARLSLRWWLCRGLLVLLLCGAGLCGPAGAGASDQPAGKTVETPVDGDRIFFGSIGEASNLIPYLTSDSASHEVADLLYVAPLRLNKNLEPEPWAAESYSVADDGRRYRFTLRKGIRWEDGEELTAEDVAFTWKLVCDPATASPYADDFLRVSSFRVIDRYTFEVQYDQFFARGIFSWMNPILPRHILEGQNIRNTSFARRPVGAGPYRLKSWESGSRITLEASPTYFLGRPHIDEVVYRIIPDMATMFLETRAGRLDVMNLSPQQYLRQTSGPEWTEQFNKYRYLGGVYVFLGFNMEHPFFADRRVRQAISLAISRRDIVKGVLLGEGEPAFGPYKPGTWAYHPTLRAPERHVDQARQLLRDAGFADTDGDGIVDRDGRPLAFTILTNQGNEERILAATVIQSQLRDVGIRVEIRTVEWAAFIREFVNKGRFDAVMLGWTITSDPDIYQVWHSSQAVEGGLNFTRYKNPELDRLLEEARSTPDQEVRKRLYWRVQEVLADDQPYCFLYVPYSLPVVQKRFRGIRPALAGILYNFEDWWVPRALQRYHLVP, encoded by the coding sequence ATGTACAATGGTTATCAAAAACGGCTGGCACGCGCCCGCCTGAGCCTGCGCTGGTGGCTCTGCCGGGGACTGCTGGTGCTGCTGCTGTGCGGTGCAGGGCTGTGTGGGCCGGCGGGAGCCGGTGCGTCTGACCAGCCTGCGGGAAAGACGGTGGAAACGCCCGTGGATGGGGACCGCATCTTTTTCGGCAGCATCGGCGAGGCATCCAACCTTATTCCTTATCTCACGTCAGACTCGGCCTCGCACGAGGTGGCGGATCTGCTCTATGTGGCGCCCCTGCGTCTGAACAAGAATCTGGAGCCGGAACCCTGGGCGGCGGAGAGCTACAGCGTGGCGGATGACGGACGGCGCTATCGCTTTACCCTGCGCAAGGGCATTCGCTGGGAGGACGGCGAGGAACTGACGGCCGAGGACGTGGCCTTTACCTGGAAGCTCGTCTGCGATCCGGCCACGGCCAGCCCCTATGCCGACGATTTCCTGCGCGTCAGTTCCTTCCGGGTCATTGACCGCTATACCTTTGAGGTGCAGTACGATCAGTTCTTTGCCCGCGGCATCTTCAGCTGGATGAATCCCATTCTGCCCCGGCACATTCTGGAGGGGCAGAATATCCGCAACACGTCCTTTGCCCGCCGGCCCGTGGGTGCCGGCCCGTACCGGCTCAAAAGCTGGGAGTCCGGTTCCCGCATCACGCTGGAGGCGTCGCCCACCTATTTTCTGGGGCGTCCGCACATTGACGAGGTGGTCTACCGCATCATCCCGGACATGGCCACCATGTTTCTGGAAACGCGCGCCGGCCGGCTGGATGTCATGAATCTTTCCCCGCAGCAGTATCTGCGCCAGACTTCCGGCCCGGAATGGACGGAGCAGTTCAACAAATACCGCTACCTGGGCGGAGTCTATGTCTTTCTGGGCTTCAATATGGAGCATCCCTTCTTTGCCGACCGGCGGGTGCGGCAGGCCATTTCCCTGGCCATCAGCCGGCGCGATATCGTGAAGGGCGTGCTGCTGGGCGAGGGCGAGCCGGCCTTCGGACCGTACAAGCCCGGGACCTGGGCCTATCATCCCACGCTCAGGGCGCCGGAACGCCATGTGGACCAGGCACGGCAGCTGCTGCGTGATGCCGGCTTTGCGGATACGGACGGCGACGGCATTGTGGACAGGGACGGCAGGCCCCTTGCCTTTACCATCCTGACCAATCAGGGCAATGAGGAGCGCATCCTTGCGGCCACGGTCATCCAGAGTCAGCTGCGTGACGTGGGCATACGGGTGGAAATACGCACAGTGGAGTGGGCCGCCTTTATCCGCGAATTCGTGAACAAGGGACGCTTTGATGCCGTCATGCTGGGCTGGACCATCACGTCGGACCCGGATATCTACCAGGTCTGGCACAGCTCGCAGGCCGTGGAAGGCGGCCTGAACTTCACCCGCTACAAGAATCCCGAGCTGGACCGCCTGCTGGAAGAGGCGCGCTCCACCCCGGATCAGGAGGTGCGCAAGCGCCTCTACTGGCGCGTGCAGGAAGTGCTTGCCGACGATCAGCCCTATTGCTTCCTCTATGTGCCCTATTCCCTGCCTGTGGTGCAGAAGCGCTTCCGGGGCATACGGCCCGCGCTGGCTGGCATTCTGTACAATTTCGAGGACTGGTGGGTGCCGCGCGCCCTGCAGCGCTACCATCTTGTGCCCTAG
- a CDS encoding DEAD/DEAH box helicase: MSRSEQAVITEMCETFLHDVVPEYIRDTAYPIVSEGGVQKINIQEGETWEVQGIIQGEDLQVYTPSLTFTITDRSTRHQCNCSDAFSGVCRHVAALTMRLLEELRKEQGGSSPLPVPASDWKESFRSFFSADMEPEPGKHYLIFRFEPEPGRLLVSFFRGRQNKSGLSSVHNEVTLEQIINNPSWCEFSPQLPLVAKQIGQHLDYYGHRVEIPNGLTSWFFWAVRREYYLLWKDTDKPCRIESTPFALKLKPNLDDAGFCFDVLLKREGRPPLPIVNRDGEVPDETSPEAAPITFHGQMPLWVCYQHNFYPVQTGLAPALVRRLIYERPVVPHEEISEFLDRVWTRLPASELYEPQQFLRQMEPVFQPASYNPKLFLDEEGSLLTLEIDNIYETKHGEFTLSGPNPDFQTGSYTYEGHTYLVRRHQEEEAQLMSDLAAMDFQARSNRLWFLEPEEAISFLLDSYPKLVDYYRVYGEKALSRYKVRTAKSTITAEVVSNEKEKWFSLDISVDYEGQSLPLEKIWKAWTRGKRYVQLKDGSYTSLPQEWLEKIAHKLTALGLDPSKPPQTRFKQFEAPVLDSLLEDLPGAHTDSFWNSLREKIRSFREVKAVPAPEKLQATLRSYQLQGLAYLNFLSEYGFGGILADEMGLGKTVQTLAFIEHMVEHHYHGPNLIVVPTSVLPNWEREAEKFVPHLRRLTIYGTRREGMFKHIANSDLIITTYALLRRDLEEMEKHEFNTVILDEAQNIKNPNTITARAVRRINARMRLCLSGTPIENNLFELWSLFEFLMPGFLGSQHAFQRGIVKPIKDGDAETLEYLRTRVRPFILRRTKAEVAKDLPPKVESVTCCALEEAQAELYAALARKLRAQVLADVDEKGLAKSQMSILDALLKLRQICCHPRLLKLDMPGFSNNLPSGKFDAFKDMIQEIVEGGHKVLVFSQFVQMLHIIRQWLEFTQLPFCYLDGASKDRFEQVDRFNNSPDIPIFLISLKAGGTGLNLTSADYVIHYDPWWNPAVESQATDRTHRIGQTRQVFSYKLICQNTVEEKILKLQEAKRGVAEAIIPGQDTWKSLTREDLEMLFEV; the protein is encoded by the coding sequence ATGAGCCGATCCGAACAAGCTGTCATCACGGAGATGTGTGAAACCTTCCTGCATGACGTCGTTCCCGAATACATCCGTGACACCGCCTACCCTATCGTGTCCGAGGGCGGTGTGCAAAAAATAAATATTCAGGAAGGCGAAACCTGGGAAGTGCAGGGCATCATTCAGGGAGAGGACCTGCAGGTCTACACGCCCAGCCTCACCTTTACCATCACCGACCGCAGCACGCGCCATCAGTGCAACTGCTCCGACGCCTTTTCCGGCGTGTGCCGCCACGTGGCGGCCCTGACCATGCGCCTGCTGGAAGAGCTGCGCAAGGAACAGGGGGGATCCTCTCCCCTGCCCGTGCCCGCCTCGGACTGGAAGGAGAGCTTCCGCTCCTTCTTCTCGGCCGATATGGAGCCGGAACCGGGCAAGCACTATCTCATCTTCCGCTTTGAACCGGAACCGGGCCGTCTGCTGGTTTCCTTCTTCCGGGGGCGGCAGAACAAGTCCGGCCTGTCCAGTGTGCACAACGAAGTCACCCTGGAACAGATCATCAACAATCCCAGCTGGTGCGAATTTTCGCCGCAGCTGCCGCTGGTGGCCAAGCAGATCGGCCAGCATCTGGATTACTACGGGCACCGGGTGGAAATCCCCAACGGGCTGACCTCGTGGTTCTTCTGGGCGGTGCGCCGGGAATACTACCTGCTCTGGAAGGATACGGACAAGCCCTGCCGCATCGAAAGCACACCCTTTGCCCTCAAGCTCAAGCCCAATCTGGACGATGCGGGCTTCTGCTTTGACGTGCTGCTCAAGCGCGAGGGCCGCCCCCCCCTGCCCATCGTGAACCGCGATGGCGAGGTGCCGGACGAAACCAGCCCCGAAGCCGCGCCCATCACCTTTCACGGGCAGATGCCGCTCTGGGTCTGCTACCAGCACAATTTCTACCCCGTGCAGACCGGGCTGGCCCCGGCGCTGGTGCGCCGCCTCATCTACGAGCGCCCCGTGGTGCCGCACGAGGAAATTTCCGAATTCCTGGACCGGGTGTGGACGCGCCTGCCGGCCTCGGAACTCTACGAGCCGCAGCAGTTCCTGCGCCAGATGGAGCCGGTCTTCCAGCCTGCCAGCTACAATCCCAAGCTCTTCCTTGACGAGGAAGGCAGCCTGCTCACCCTGGAAATCGACAATATCTACGAAACCAAGCACGGCGAATTTACCCTGAGTGGTCCCAACCCCGACTTCCAGACCGGCAGCTATACCTACGAGGGGCATACCTATCTGGTGCGCCGCCATCAGGAAGAGGAAGCCCAGCTCATGAGCGATCTGGCGGCCATGGACTTTCAGGCCCGCTCCAACCGCCTCTGGTTCCTGGAGCCGGAAGAGGCCATTTCCTTCCTGCTGGACTCCTACCCCAAGCTGGTGGACTATTACCGCGTCTATGGCGAAAAGGCCCTTTCCCGCTACAAGGTGCGCACGGCCAAGAGCACCATCACCGCCGAGGTGGTGAGCAACGAAAAGGAAAAGTGGTTTTCGCTGGACATTTCCGTGGACTACGAGGGCCAGTCCCTGCCCCTGGAAAAGATATGGAAGGCCTGGACGCGCGGCAAGCGCTATGTGCAGCTCAAGGACGGGTCCTATACCAGCCTGCCGCAGGAATGGCTGGAAAAGATTGCCCACAAGCTCACGGCGCTGGGTCTTGACCCCAGCAAACCGCCGCAGACCCGCTTCAAGCAGTTTGAGGCCCCGGTGCTGGACAGCCTGCTGGAAGACCTGCCCGGCGCGCATACGGACTCCTTCTGGAACAGCCTGCGCGAAAAGATACGCTCCTTCCGCGAGGTAAAGGCCGTGCCGGCTCCAGAAAAGTTGCAGGCCACCCTGCGTTCCTACCAGCTGCAAGGTCTGGCCTATCTCAATTTCCTGTCAGAATACGGCTTTGGCGGCATTCTGGCTGACGAAATGGGCCTGGGCAAAACCGTGCAGACCCTGGCCTTCATCGAACACATGGTGGAGCATCACTATCATGGTCCCAACCTCATCGTGGTGCCCACCTCCGTGCTGCCCAACTGGGAACGCGAAGCGGAAAAATTCGTGCCGCACCTGCGGCGTCTGACCATCTACGGCACACGCCGCGAGGGCATGTTCAAGCATATCGCAAACTCGGACCTCATCATCACCACCTATGCCCTGCTGCGCCGGGACCTGGAGGAGATGGAAAAGCACGAATTCAATACCGTCATTCTTGACGAGGCCCAGAACATCAAGAATCCCAATACCATCACGGCCCGCGCCGTGCGGCGCATCAATGCGCGCATGCGGCTCTGCCTGTCCGGCACGCCCATTGAAAACAATCTCTTTGAACTCTGGAGCCTGTTCGAATTCCTCATGCCGGGCTTTCTGGGATCGCAGCACGCCTTCCAGCGCGGCATCGTCAAGCCCATCAAGGACGGCGATGCGGAAACCCTGGAATATCTGCGCACCCGCGTGCGTCCCTTCATTCTGCGCCGCACCAAGGCCGAAGTGGCCAAGGACCTGCCCCCCAAGGTGGAAAGCGTCACCTGCTGCGCCCTGGAAGAGGCCCAGGCCGAACTCTACGCCGCGCTGGCCCGCAAGCTGCGTGCCCAGGTGCTGGCCGACGTGGACGAAAAGGGCCTGGCCAAGAGCCAGATGTCCATTCTGGATGCCCTGCTCAAGCTGCGGCAGATCTGCTGCCACCCGCGCCTGCTCAAGCTGGATATGCCGGGCTTTTCCAACAATCTGCCCTCCGGCAAGTTCGATGCCTTCAAGGACATGATCCAGGAAATCGTGGAAGGCGGGCACAAGGTGCTGGTCTTCTCGCAGTTCGTGCAGATGCTGCACATCATCCGTCAGTGGCTGGAATTCACGCAGCTGCCCTTCTGCTATCTGGACGGCGCCAGCAAGGACCGCTTCGAGCAGGTGGACAGATTCAACAACAGTCCGGACATTCCCATCTTCCTCATCTCCCTCAAGGCCGGCGGCACGGGTCTCAACCTCACCAGCGCCGACTATGTCATCCACTATGACCCGTGGTGGAACCCGGCGGTGGAAAGCCAGGCCACGGACCGTACCCACCGCATCGGCCAGACCCGTCAGGTCTTCTCCTACAAGCTCATCTGCCAGAATACGGTGGAAGAAAAAATCCTCAAATTGCAGGAGGCCAAACGCGGCGTGGCCGAGGCCATCATCCCCGGTCAGGATACCTGGAAATCCCTTACCCGCGAAGACCTGGAAATGCTGTTCGAGGTCTAG